A DNA window from Schistocerca gregaria isolate iqSchGreg1 chromosome 2, iqSchGreg1.2, whole genome shotgun sequence contains the following coding sequences:
- the LOC126336591 gene encoding BRISC and BRCA1-A complex member 1-like, which yields MDGDHACGSENSSVSLVNNTSTSRGSSSDDSSPGPPCNEMNQLGRCVDDVNNCVTGDDCEILKFPAVSCPEKIVLCVDLAEDPDYTPFKLGQGSKFSPLYMVKRVTEIFLYSKNIISLEHEFALVVLKTDEAVWLSDFCSNPKEIISILEGLSETTQNETFNLTSLFDVIKRNVKLPAPHANNPELCPPYSVRVILLYSRSFCVPEFRQGRESFNVLTSSPYFTLDILYIHEQPSEDNKCEEAFSVLDGLDEQELSYVYDVLRNATKLHDHMAKLLAHPLQRPAQKRTHYKLKEPQDIAK from the coding sequence ATGGATGGAGATCACGCATGTGGAAGTGAGAACTCTAGTGTTTCCTTAGTTAATAACACATCGACTTCTCGCGGTTCTTCAAGTGACGATTCTTCCCCCGGTCCACCGTGCAACGAAATGAACCAACTCGGACGGTGTGTTGATGATGTAAATAACTGTGTAACAGGTGATGACTGCGAGATATTAAAATTTCCAGCTGTCAGCTGCCCAGAAAAAATAGTGTTGTGTGTTGATTTAGCGGAAGATCCTGACTATACTCCGTTTAAACTAGGACAAGGATCGAAGTTTTCCCCCTTGTATATGGTCAAGAGGGTGACCGAAATATTTTTGTATAGTAAAAACATCATAAGCCTTGAACACGAGTTTGCGTTAGTTGTGTTAAAGACTGATGAAGCGGTGTGGCTAAGTGATTTTTGTAGTAATCCAAAGGAAATCATATCCATACTGGAGGGTTTGAGTGAAACCACACAAAATGAAACTTTCAATCTTACGTCATTGTTCGACGTTATAAAACGAAATGTAAAACTTCCTGCACCTCATGCCAATAATCCAGAACTTTGCCCACCATACTCGGTGAGAGTAATTTTGTTATATAGCCGGTCATTCTGCGTCCCAGAATTTAGACAAGGACGAGAGTCTTTTAATGTCCTTACATCATCTCCGTATTTTACATTGGATATTCTGTATATACATGAACAGCCTTCAGAGGACAATAAATGTGAAGAAGCATTTAGTGTTTTAGATGGATTAGATGAGCAGGAACTCTcctatgtgtatgatgtcctcagaaATGCAACGAAATTGCATGACCATATGGCTAAGCTTCTTGCGCATCCGCTTCAACGACCAGCACAGAAAAGAACTCATTATAAATTGAAGGAGCCGCAGGATATTGCAAAATAA